The Pseudomonas azadiae genome contains a region encoding:
- a CDS encoding MFS transporter: MHDPHSEGMSSGETRAAGGLALVFAFRMLGMFMVLPVLATYGMDLAGATPALIGLAIGAYGLTQAIFQIPFGIISDRIGRRPVIYLGLIVFALGSVLAAQSDSIWGVIAGRILQGAGAISAAVMALLSDLTREQHRTKAMAMIGMTIGLSFAVAMVVGPLLTRAFGLHGLFLATGGMALFGIVIVAFMVPRSTGTLQHRESGVARQALLPTLKHPDLLRLDLGIFVLHAMLMCSFVALPLALVEKAGLPKEQHWWVYLTALLISFFAMIPFIIYGEKKRKMKRVLLGAVATLMLTELFFWQFGDSLRALVTGTVVFFTAFNLLEASLPSLISKVSPAGGKGTAMGVYSTSQFLGSALGGIMGGWMFQHGGLSVVFLGCAGLAALWLAFAVTMREPPYVTSLRLPLSPAAMREAGLAERLKTVTGVTDAVVVAEEAAIYIKLDTELLDRATLEHLVNPVPTARPA, translated from the coding sequence ATGCACGATCCCCACAGCGAAGGCATGAGTAGCGGCGAGACCCGGGCGGCAGGCGGTCTGGCCCTGGTGTTCGCCTTCCGTATGCTTGGCATGTTCATGGTGTTGCCGGTGCTGGCGACCTATGGAATGGATCTCGCAGGCGCGACCCCCGCATTGATTGGCCTGGCGATTGGCGCCTATGGCCTGACCCAGGCGATTTTCCAGATTCCGTTCGGGATCATTTCCGACCGCATCGGCCGCCGCCCGGTGATCTACCTTGGATTGATCGTCTTCGCTCTGGGCAGTGTGCTTGCGGCTCAATCCGATTCCATCTGGGGCGTGATCGCCGGGCGCATCCTGCAAGGCGCCGGTGCGATTTCCGCCGCGGTCATGGCGTTGCTTTCCGACCTGACCCGCGAACAGCACCGCACCAAGGCCATGGCCATGATCGGCATGACCATCGGCCTCTCATTTGCCGTTGCCATGGTGGTCGGCCCCTTGCTGACCCGCGCGTTCGGCCTGCATGGGCTGTTCCTGGCCACCGGCGGCATGGCGTTGTTCGGCATCGTGATTGTGGCCTTCATGGTGCCGCGCTCCACTGGCACGCTGCAGCACCGCGAGTCGGGCGTCGCGCGCCAAGCGCTCTTGCCGACGCTCAAGCACCCCGACCTGCTGCGCCTGGATTTAGGTATCTTCGTATTACATGCAATGCTGATGTGCAGCTTCGTCGCCTTGCCCCTGGCACTGGTGGAAAAAGCCGGGCTGCCCAAGGAACAGCACTGGTGGGTGTACTTGACCGCCTTGCTGATTTCATTCTTCGCCATGATTCCGTTCATCATCTATGGCGAGAAAAAACGCAAAATGAAACGAGTTTTGCTCGGCGCCGTCGCGACGCTGATGCTCACTGAGCTATTCTTCTGGCAGTTCGGCGACAGCCTGCGGGCGCTGGTAACCGGCACGGTGGTATTTTTCACCGCGTTCAACCTGCTCGAGGCTTCATTGCCTTCGCTGATCAGTAAAGTTTCACCGGCCGGTGGCAAGGGCACGGCGATGGGGGTGTATTCCACCAGCCAGTTCCTCGGTTCCGCATTGGGCGGCATCATGGGTGGCTGGATGTTCCAGCATGGCGGTTTGTCGGTTGTTTTCCTGGGATGCGCCGGGCTGGCTGCACTTTGGCTGGCCTTTGCTGTTACCATGCGCGAACCTCCCTATGTGACGAGTCTGCGCTTGCCGTTATCGCCCGCCGCGATGCGCGAAGCTGGCCTGGCCGAGCGCCTGAAGACCGTTACCGGGGTTACCGATGCCGTGGTTGTCGCTGAAGAAGCCGCCATCTACATCAAACTAGACACCGAATTATTGGATCGCGCGACGCTCGAGCACCTGGTCAACCCAGTGCCGACAGCGCGCCCAGCTTAG
- the uvrA gene encoding excinuclease ABC subunit UvrA, protein MDKILIRGARTHNLKNIDLTLPRDKLIVITGLSGSGKSSLAFDTLYAEGQRRYVESLSAYARQFLSMMEKPDVDTIEGLSPAISIEQKSTSHNPRSTVGTITEIYDYLRLLYARVGIPRCPDHDIPLEAQTVSQMVDLVLAQPEGAKLMLLAPVIRERKGEHLSVFEELRAQGFVRARINGKLYELDEAPKLDKQKKHSIDVVVDRFKVRADLQQRLAESFETALKLADGIALVAPMDDEPGEEIIFSARFACPICGHAISELEPKLFSFNNPAGACPTCDGLGVKQFFDIKRLVNGDLTLAEGAIRGWDRRNVYYFQMLGSLASHYKFSLEVPFTQLPADQQKVILNGSGSQNVDFKYLNDRGDIVKRSHPFEGIVPNLERRYRETESASVREELAKFLSTQPCPDCRGTRLRREARHVWVGEKTLPAVTNLPIGDACEYFGVLKLTGRRGEIADKILKEIRERLQFLVNVGLDYLSLDRSADTLSGGEAQRIRLASQIGAGLVGVLYILDEPSIGLHQRDNDRLLGTLKHLRDIGNTVIVVEHDEDAIRLADYVVDIGPGAGVHGGHIVAQGTPAEVMAHPDSLTGKYLSGRVKIAVPAKRTPRNKKMALHLKGARGNNLRNVDLEIPLGLLTCVTGVSGSGKSTLINNTLFPLSATALNGATTLEAAPHDSIKGLELLDKVVDIDQSPIGRTPRSNPATYTGLFTPIRELFAGVPESRSRGYGPGRFSFNVKGGRCEACQGDGLIKVEMHFLPDIYVPCDVCKSKRYNRETLEIKYKGKNIHETLEMTIEEARVFFDAVPALARKLQTLMDVGLSYIKLGQSATTLSGGEAQRVKLSRELSKRDTGKTLYILDEPTTGLHFADIQQLLDVLHRLRDHGNTVVVIEHNLDVIKTADWLVDLGPEGGSKGGQIIAVGTPEQVAEMPQSHTGYYLKPLLERDRA, encoded by the coding sequence TTGGACAAGATCCTGATTCGTGGGGCTAGAACCCACAACCTGAAGAACATCGACCTGACCCTACCCCGGGACAAACTGATCGTCATCACCGGCCTGTCCGGCTCCGGCAAATCGTCGCTGGCGTTCGACACGCTGTATGCCGAAGGCCAGCGTCGCTATGTGGAATCCCTGTCGGCCTACGCCCGCCAGTTCCTGTCGATGATGGAAAAGCCCGACGTCGACACCATTGAAGGCCTGTCGCCGGCCATTTCCATCGAGCAGAAGTCGACGTCCCATAATCCGCGCTCCACCGTGGGCACCATTACTGAGATCTACGACTACCTGCGTCTGCTGTATGCACGCGTGGGTATTCCGCGTTGCCCGGACCACGATATTCCCCTGGAAGCACAGACCGTCAGCCAAATGGTCGACCTGGTGCTGGCCCAGCCGGAAGGCGCCAAGCTGATGCTGCTGGCCCCGGTGATTCGTGAGCGCAAGGGTGAACACCTTTCCGTCTTCGAAGAGCTGCGTGCCCAAGGTTTTGTACGCGCGCGGATCAACGGCAAGCTCTACGAGCTGGATGAAGCACCCAAGCTGGACAAGCAGAAGAAGCACTCGATTGATGTGGTGGTCGACCGCTTCAAGGTGCGCGCCGACCTGCAGCAGCGCTTGGCCGAATCATTCGAAACCGCGCTGAAGCTGGCCGATGGCATTGCCCTGGTGGCGCCAATGGATGACGAGCCGGGCGAAGAGATCATCTTCTCCGCGCGCTTTGCCTGCCCGATCTGCGGCCATGCCATCAGCGAGCTGGAACCCAAGCTGTTTTCCTTCAACAATCCGGCCGGCGCCTGCCCGACCTGTGACGGCCTGGGGGTGAAGCAGTTCTTCGACATCAAGCGTCTGGTCAACGGCGACCTGACGCTGGCGGAGGGGGCGATTCGTGGCTGGGACAGGCGCAACGTCTACTACTTCCAGATGCTGGGGTCGTTGGCGTCACACTATAAGTTCAGCCTCGAAGTGCCGTTCACCCAACTACCGGCCGACCAGCAGAAAGTCATCCTCAACGGCAGCGGTTCGCAGAACGTCGACTTCAAGTACCTGAACGACCGTGGCGATATCGTCAAACGCTCCCACCCGTTCGAAGGCATCGTGCCGAACCTGGAGCGTCGCTACCGCGAGACCGAATCGGCCAGCGTGCGCGAAGAACTGGCGAAATTCCTCAGTACCCAGCCTTGCCCGGATTGCCGCGGCACCCGGCTGCGTCGCGAGGCGCGGCATGTGTGGGTCGGCGAGAAGACATTGCCGGCGGTGACCAACCTGCCGATCGGCGATGCCTGTGAGTACTTTGGTGTGCTCAAGCTGACCGGCCGGCGCGGGGAAATCGCCGACAAGATCCTCAAGGAAATTCGCGAGCGCCTGCAGTTCCTGGTCAACGTCGGCCTGGATTACCTGTCGCTGGATCGCAGTGCCGACACGTTATCGGGCGGTGAGGCCCAGCGGATTCGCCTGGCCAGCCAGATCGGTGCCGGCCTTGTGGGTGTGCTGTACATCCTCGATGAGCCGTCGATTGGCTTGCATCAACGCGACAACGATCGCTTGCTGGGTACGTTGAAACACCTGCGCGATATCGGCAACACGGTGATCGTGGTCGAGCACGACGAAGACGCGATTCGCCTGGCGGATTACGTAGTCGACATTGGCCCGGGCGCGGGCGTGCATGGCGGACACATTGTCGCCCAGGGCACGCCTGCCGAAGTCATGGCGCATCCGGATTCGCTGACAGGCAAGTACCTGTCAGGCCGTGTGAAAATTGCCGTGCCGGCCAAGCGCACGCCGCGTAACAAGAAGATGGCGTTGCACCTCAAGGGCGCGCGTGGCAACAACCTGCGCAATGTTGACTTGGAGATTCCGCTGGGCCTGCTCACCTGTGTGACCGGCGTTTCCGGCTCGGGCAAATCGACGCTGATCAACAACACGCTGTTCCCCTTGAGTGCCACCGCCTTGAACGGCGCGACCACCCTAGAGGCGGCGCCCCACGACAGCATCAAAGGCCTGGAACTGCTTGATAAGGTCGTTGATATCGACCAGAGCCCTATCGGCCGTACGCCGCGTTCCAATCCGGCGACGTACACCGGGTTGTTCACGCCCATTCGCGAGCTGTTTGCGGGTGTTCCGGAATCCCGTTCGCGGGGTTACGGCCCAGGCCGTTTCTCGTTCAACGTCAAGGGCGGGCGCTGTGAAGCGTGCCAGGGCGATGGCTTGATCAAGGTGGAGATGCATTTCCTGCCGGATATCTACGTGCCTTGCGATGTGTGCAAGAGCAAGCGCTATAACCGCGAGACACTGGAGATCAAATACAAGGGCAAGAACATCCACGAAACCCTGGAGATGACCATCGAGGAAGCGCGGGTGTTCTTCGACGCGGTTCCAGCGTTGGCGCGCAAGCTGCAGACATTGATGGATGTGGGCCTGTCGTATATCAAACTGGGCCAGTCGGCGACCACGCTGTCCGGTGGTGAGGCGCAGCGGGTGAAGCTGTCGCGCGAGCTGTCCAAGCGCGATACCGGCAAGACCTTGTATATCCTCGATGAGCCGACCACCGGCCTGCACTTCGCGGATATCCAACAGCTGTTGGACGTGCTGCACCGCTTGCGCGACCACGGCAACACCGTGGTGGTGATCGAGCACAACCTGGATGTGATCAAGACCGCCGACTGGCTGGTTGACCTGGGGCCGGAAGGTGGTTCCAAGGGTGGCCAGATCATCGCGGTGGGCACGCCGGAGCAAGTTGCCGAGATGCCGCAGTCACACACCGGCTATTACTTGAAGCCGCTGCTGGAGCGCGACCGGGCCTGA
- the bfr gene encoding bacterioferritin, whose amino-acid sequence MQGHPDVIDYLNTLLTGELAARDQYFIHSRMYEDWGFTELYERINHEMEEEAQHADALMRRILMLEGTPRMRPDDLDVGTTVPDMLAADLRLEYKVRAALCKGIELCEQHNDYVTREILRVQLNDTEEDHTYWLEKQLGLIKLIGLENYLQSQF is encoded by the coding sequence ATGCAAGGTCACCCCGACGTAATCGATTACCTCAACACGTTGCTGACGGGCGAACTGGCGGCTCGTGACCAATATTTCATCCACTCGCGCATGTACGAAGACTGGGGCTTTACCGAGCTCTACGAGCGTATCAACCACGAGATGGAAGAAGAGGCACAGCACGCCGACGCACTGATGCGCCGTATCCTCATGCTTGAAGGCACGCCGCGTATGCGTCCGGATGACTTGGATGTGGGCACCACAGTACCTGACATGCTCGCTGCCGACCTGCGCCTCGAGTACAAGGTCCGTGCCGCGCTCTGCAAGGGCATCGAGCTCTGCGAGCAGCACAACGACTACGTCACGCGGGAAATCCTGCGAGTGCAGTTGAATGACACCGAAGAAGATCACACCTACTGGCTGGAAAAGCAGCTGGGCCTGATCAAGCTGATTGGCCTGGAGAATTATCTGCAGTCGCAGTTCTAA
- a CDS encoding catalase — MSQNKVLTTASGAPVADNQNSRSAGPRGPLLLDDFHLIEKLAHFNRENIPERRVHAKGSGAYGTFTVTQDITQFTSAKLFESVGKQTPTFLRFSTVGGERGSADTERDPRGFALKFYTEEGNWDIVGNNTPVFFIRDPLKFPDFIHTQKRLPQSNLKSAQMMWDFWSHSPEALHQVTILFSDRGIPDGYRHMHGFGSHTYSLINASGERHWVKWHYKTQQGIKNLAPAEAARLAGTDPDYAQRDLFGAIERGDFPKWRVCIQIMSEAQANAHYENPFDVTKTWSQKEFPLIEVGELELNRNPQNYFAEVEQAAFGPSNMVPGVGLSPDRMLQGRVFAYADAHRYRVGTNHQQLPVNAPRNQVNSYQRDGSMAFGSNGGAAPNYEPNSYADAPKQAPQYAEPALALSGAADRYDHREDTDYYSHAGALFRLMNDEQKALLTSNIAGAMGGVSSDVVQRQLQHFYKADPAYGEAIAKALGVSLN, encoded by the coding sequence ATGAGCCAGAATAAAGTCCTTACCACCGCCAGCGGTGCACCCGTTGCGGATAACCAGAATTCCCGTTCCGCCGGCCCGCGCGGCCCATTGCTGCTCGACGACTTCCACCTGATCGAGAAGCTCGCTCACTTCAATCGCGAGAACATTCCTGAGCGTCGCGTGCACGCCAAAGGCTCGGGCGCTTACGGCACCTTCACAGTCACCCAAGACATCACTCAATTCACCAGCGCCAAGCTGTTTGAGTCCGTCGGCAAGCAAACCCCAACCTTCCTGCGGTTCTCAACCGTGGGCGGCGAGCGCGGTTCAGCCGATACCGAGCGCGATCCCCGTGGTTTCGCCCTGAAGTTCTACACCGAAGAAGGCAACTGGGACATCGTGGGTAACAACACCCCTGTGTTCTTCATTCGCGACCCATTGAAGTTCCCGGACTTCATCCACACCCAGAAACGCCTGCCGCAAAGCAACCTGAAGAGCGCGCAGATGATGTGGGACTTCTGGTCGCACTCTCCTGAGGCGCTGCACCAGGTCACCATTCTGTTTTCGGACCGTGGCATTCCCGACGGCTATCGTCACATGCACGGCTTTGGTAGCCACACCTACAGCCTGATCAACGCCAGTGGCGAGCGTCACTGGGTCAAGTGGCACTACAAGACCCAGCAAGGCATCAAGAACCTGGCGCCGGCTGAAGCTGCACGCCTGGCCGGCACCGACCCTGATTACGCCCAGCGCGATCTGTTCGGCGCGATCGAGCGCGGGGATTTCCCGAAATGGCGCGTCTGCATCCAGATCATGAGCGAGGCCCAGGCGAACGCTCATTATGAGAACCCCTTCGACGTGACCAAAACCTGGTCGCAGAAAGAATTCCCGTTGATCGAGGTCGGTGAACTGGAGCTCAACCGCAATCCGCAAAACTACTTCGCTGAAGTTGAGCAGGCTGCGTTTGGCCCGAGCAATATGGTTCCAGGTGTGGGCCTGTCGCCGGACCGCATGCTGCAGGGTCGTGTGTTCGCGTACGCCGATGCCCACCGCTACCGCGTGGGCACCAATCACCAGCAACTGCCGGTGAACGCCCCGCGCAATCAAGTGAACAGCTACCAGCGTGACGGCTCGATGGCCTTCGGCAGCAACGGTGGTGCAGCGCCCAACTATGAGCCGAACAGCTACGCCGATGCGCCAAAGCAGGCGCCTCAGTATGCAGAGCCGGCCTTGGCCTTGAGCGGCGCCGCAGACCGTTATGATCACCGGGAAGACACCGATTACTACAGCCACGCCGGTGCGCTGTTCCGCCTGATGAATGATGAGCAAAAAGCCTTGCTCACCAGCAACATCGCGGGCGCAATGGGGGGCGTTTCCAGTGATGTGGTTCAGCGCCAGTTGCAGCACTTCTACAAGGCAGATCCTGCTTATGGAGAAGCAATCGCAAAGGCACTGGGCGTATCGCTTAACTAA
- the rplQ gene encoding 50S ribosomal protein L17 — translation MRHRKSGRHLSRTSSHRKAMFQNMAVSLFEHELIKTTLPKAKELRRVAEPLITLAKTDSLANRRLAFDRTRSKAIVGKLFNDLGKRYATREGGYLRILKCGFRTGDNAPMAYVELVDRATAGEAVSAE, via the coding sequence ATGCGTCATCGTAAAAGTGGTCGTCACCTGAGCCGTACCAGCTCGCACCGCAAGGCCATGTTTCAAAACATGGCGGTGTCGCTGTTCGAGCACGAGCTGATCAAAACTACACTGCCGAAAGCTAAAGAACTGCGTCGCGTTGCTGAGCCGCTGATCACTTTGGCCAAGACAGACAGCCTGGCTAACCGCCGTCTGGCTTTCGACCGTACTCGCTCGAAAGCTATCGTTGGTAAGCTCTTCAACGACCTGGGCAAGCGTTACGCTACCCGTGAGGGTGGCTACCTGCGCATCCTCAAGTGCGGTTTCCGCACTGGCGACAACGCGCCTATGGCGTACGTCGAGTTGGTTGATCGTGCTACTGCCGGCGAAGCTGTAAGCGCCGAGTAA
- a CDS encoding DNA-directed RNA polymerase subunit alpha, translated as MQISVNEFLTPRHIDVQVVSPTRAKITLEPLERGFGHTLGNALRRILLSSMPGCAVVEAEIDGVLHEYSAIEGVQEDVIEILLNLKGLAIKLHGRDEVTLTLSKKGSGVVTAADIQLDHDVEIVNPDHVIANLASNGALNMKLTVARGRGYEPADSRQSDEDESRSIGRLQLDSSFSPVRRIAYVVENARVEQRTNLDKLVIDLETNGTLDPEEAIRRAATILQQQLAAFVDLKGDSEPVVIEQEDEIDPILLRPVDDLELTVRSANCLKAENIYYIGDLIQRTEVELLKTPNLGKKSLTEIKDVLASRGLSLGMRLDNWPPASLKKDDKATA; from the coding sequence ATGCAGATTTCGGTAAATGAGTTCCTGACACCCCGCCACATTGATGTGCAGGTTGTCAGTCCAACCCGCGCCAAGATCACTCTCGAGCCTCTCGAGCGTGGTTTTGGCCACACCCTGGGCAACGCGCTGCGCCGCATCCTGTTGTCCTCAATGCCCGGCTGTGCAGTAGTCGAGGCCGAGATTGACGGTGTGCTCCACGAGTACAGCGCCATCGAAGGTGTACAGGAAGACGTAATTGAAATCCTGTTGAACCTTAAAGGTCTGGCTATCAAGCTGCACGGCCGTGACGAAGTTACGCTGACCTTGTCGAAGAAGGGTTCGGGGGTGGTTACCGCTGCCGATATTCAGCTGGATCATGATGTCGAGATCGTTAATCCCGATCACGTAATCGCTAACCTGGCGTCTAACGGCGCCCTGAACATGAAGCTCACTGTAGCTCGTGGTCGTGGTTATGAACCGGCCGACTCGCGTCAGAGCGATGAAGATGAAAGCCGCAGCATTGGTCGCTTGCAGCTTGACTCTTCGTTCAGCCCGGTTCGCCGTATCGCATACGTGGTGGAAAACGCCCGTGTCGAGCAGCGCACCAACCTGGACAAGCTGGTTATTGATCTGGAAACCAACGGTACCCTGGATCCTGAAGAGGCTATTCGCCGCGCTGCAACCATTCTGCAACAGCAGTTGGCTGCGTTCGTCGACCTCAAAGGTGACAGCGAACCAGTGGTAATCGAGCAGGAAGACGAGATCGATCCGATCCTGCTTCGCCCGGTTGACGATCTGGAACTGACTGTACGTTCGGCTAACTGCCTTAAGGCGGAAAACATCTACTACATCGGTGACCTGATTCAGCGTACCGAAGTAGAGCTGTTGAAGACTCCGAACCTGGGCAAGAAATCCTTGACTGAAATCAAGGACGTTCTGGCCTCCCGCGGTCTGTCCCTCGGCATGCGCCTCGACAACTGGCCGCCTGCAAGTCTTAAGAAGGACGACAAGGCGACTGCCTGA
- the rpsD gene encoding 30S ribosomal protein S4, with translation MARYIGPKCKLARREGTDLFLKSGVRAIESKCNIEAAPGIHGQRRGRQSDYGTQLREKQKVRRIYGVLERQFSGYYKEAAGKKGATGENLLQLLECRLDNVVYRMGFGSTRAESRQLVSHKSISVNGQTVNVPSYQVRAGDVVAVREKAKNQLRIVQALDLCAQRGRVEWVEVDTEKKSGVFKNVPARSDLSADINESLIVELYSK, from the coding sequence ATGGCTCGTTACATTGGTCCAAAATGCAAACTCGCTCGTCGCGAAGGCACCGATCTCTTCTTGAAGAGCGGCGTGCGCGCGATCGAATCGAAGTGCAACATCGAAGCAGCACCTGGTATCCACGGCCAACGCCGCGGTCGCCAGTCCGATTACGGCACCCAACTGCGTGAAAAGCAGAAGGTCCGTCGTATCTACGGCGTTCTCGAGCGTCAATTCAGCGGCTACTACAAAGAAGCTGCTGGCAAGAAAGGTGCAACCGGTGAGAACCTGCTGCAACTGCTCGAATGCCGTCTGGACAACGTTGTATACCGTATGGGCTTTGGTTCGACTCGTGCCGAATCCCGTCAGCTGGTATCGCACAAGTCGATCAGCGTTAACGGTCAGACCGTAAACGTTCCGTCCTACCAGGTTCGTGCTGGTGACGTGGTCGCAGTTCGCGAGAAAGCTAAAAACCAACTTCGCATTGTCCAAGCTCTCGATCTGTGTGCCCAACGTGGCCGCGTAGAATGGGTAGAAGTAGACACTGAGAAGAAGTCGGGCGTTTTCAAGAACGTTCCTGCTCGCAGTGATCTGTCCGCCGACATCAACGAAAGCCTGATTGTCGAGCTCTACTCCAAGTAA
- the rpsK gene encoding 30S ribosomal protein S11 — translation MAKPAARPRKKVKKTVVDGIAHIHASFNNTIVTITDRQGNALSWATSGGSGFRGSRKSTPFAAQVAAERAGQAALEYGLKNLDVNVKGPGPGRESAVRALNGCGYKIASITDVTPIPHNGCRPPKKRRV, via the coding sequence ATGGCAAAACCTGCTGCTCGTCCTCGTAAAAAAGTTAAAAAGACAGTGGTTGATGGCATCGCCCACATCCATGCATCTTTTAACAACACCATCGTGACCATCACCGACCGTCAAGGTAACGCGCTTTCTTGGGCTACCTCCGGTGGTTCGGGTTTCCGCGGTTCCCGCAAGTCCACGCCGTTTGCCGCTCAAGTAGCTGCTGAACGTGCTGGTCAAGCTGCGCTGGAATACGGCCTGAAAAACCTCGACGTTAACGTCAAAGGTCCAGGTCCAGGTCGTGAGTCTGCTGTCCGTGCTTTGAACGGCTGTGGCTATAAGATCGCCAGCATCACCGACGTGACGCCAATCCCGCACAACGGGTGCCGTCCGCCGAAGAAGCGCCGCGTGTAA
- the rpsM gene encoding 30S ribosomal protein S13, translating into MARIAGVNIPDNKHTVISLTYIYGVGRTTAQKICADTGVNPAAKIKDLSDEQIELLRGEVAKFTTEGDLRREINMKIKRLMDLGCYRGLRHRRGLPVRGQRTKTNARTRKGPRKPIRK; encoded by the coding sequence ATGGCCCGTATTGCAGGCGTTAACATTCCAGATAACAAGCACACTGTTATCTCGCTGACCTACATCTATGGTGTTGGTCGCACTACTGCGCAGAAAATTTGCGCAGACACTGGGGTAAACCCAGCCGCAAAGATCAAGGATCTGAGCGACGAGCAGATCGAGCTGTTGCGTGGCGAAGTGGCGAAGTTCACCACTGAAGGTGACCTGCGTCGCGAAATCAACATGAAAATCAAGCGTTTGATGGACCTCGGTTGCTACCGCGGTCTGCGTCATCGTCGTGGTCTTCCAGTACGCGGTCAGCGTACCAAGACTAACGCGCGTACCCGTAAAGGTCCGCGTAAGCCGATCCGCAAGTAA
- the rpmJ gene encoding 50S ribosomal protein L36, protein MKVRASVKKLCRNCKIIRREGVVRVICSAEPRHKQRQG, encoded by the coding sequence ATGAAAGTTCGTGCATCGGTGAAAAAGCTGTGCCGTAACTGCAAGATTATTCGCCGCGAAGGTGTTGTTCGAGTAATTTGCAGCGCGGAACCGCGTCACAAACAGCGCCAAGGCTGA
- the secY gene encoding preprotein translocase subunit SecY, producing MAKQGALSALGKGGMSELWARLRFLFLAIIVYRIGAHIPVPGINPDRLADLFRQNEGTILSLFNMFSGGALERMSIFALGIMPYISASIIMQLMTAVSPQLEQLKKEGEAGRRKISQYTRYGTVVLALVQAIGMSVGLAGQGVAFTGDFGFHFVAVSTFVAGAMFMMWLGEQITERGVGNGISMLIFAGIVAGLPRAIGQSFESARQGDINIFALVAIGLLAVAIIGFVVFIERGQRRIAVHYAKRQQGRKVFAAQTSHLPLKVNMAGVIPAIFASSILLFPASLGTWFGQSENMGWLQDLSQSIAPGQPLNILLFSAGIIFFCFFYTALMFNPKDVAENLKKSGAFIPGIRPGEQSARYIDGVLTRLTLFGALYMTAVCLLPQFLVVAANVPFYLGGTSLLIVVVVVMDFMSQVQSHLVSHQYESLMKKANLKGYGSGMLR from the coding sequence ATGGCTAAGCAAGGTGCTCTCTCAGCGCTCGGCAAAGGCGGTATGTCTGAACTTTGGGCTCGTCTGCGTTTTCTGTTCCTGGCGATTATCGTCTACCGAATAGGCGCACACATCCCGGTTCCAGGTATCAACCCGGACCGACTCGCAGACCTGTTTCGACAGAATGAGGGGACCATTCTTAGCTTGTTCAACATGTTTTCCGGCGGCGCGCTGGAACGGATGAGCATCTTTGCACTGGGGATCATGCCGTACATTTCGGCATCGATCATCATGCAACTGATGACCGCCGTCAGCCCGCAGCTGGAGCAGTTGAAGAAGGAAGGTGAAGCTGGTCGTCGCAAGATTAGCCAGTACACCCGCTACGGCACTGTCGTCCTCGCCCTGGTTCAAGCTATCGGCATGTCCGTTGGCCTGGCCGGGCAGGGCGTTGCGTTCACTGGTGACTTTGGCTTCCATTTCGTCGCGGTATCCACTTTTGTGGCTGGTGCGATGTTCATGATGTGGCTGGGTGAGCAGATTACTGAGCGTGGTGTTGGCAACGGTATCTCGATGTTGATTTTCGCAGGTATCGTCGCCGGTCTTCCGAGAGCAATCGGGCAGTCTTTCGAGTCTGCACGTCAGGGTGATATCAATATCTTCGCCCTGGTTGCCATCGGTTTGCTGGCAGTAGCGATTATCGGTTTTGTGGTGTTCATTGAGCGTGGCCAGCGTCGTATTGCTGTTCACTACGCCAAGCGTCAGCAGGGCCGTAAGGTCTTTGCTGCGCAGACCAGCCACTTGCCGCTGAAAGTGAATATGGCCGGCGTTATTCCGGCAATTTTCGCGAGCAGCATTTTGCTGTTTCCGGCTTCGTTGGGTACCTGGTTTGGTCAGTCTGAAAATATGGGCTGGCTGCAGGACCTCTCTCAGTCGATCGCTCCTGGTCAGCCGTTGAATATTCTGCTGTTTAGTGCAGGGATTATTTTCTTCTGCTTCTTCTATACGGCGTTGATGTTCAATCCGAAAGACGTAGCGGAAAACCTGAAGAAGTCCGGTGCCTTTATTCCGGGTATTCGTCCAGGTGAGCAGTCTGCGCGCTACATTGATGGCGTTCTGACTCGTTTGACCCTGTTCGGTGCTCTATATATGACGGCCGTGTGTCTGCTTCCCCAGTTCCTGGTGGTTGCAGCAAACGTTCCGTTCTACCTTGGCGGGACCTCGTTGCTGATCGTGGTCGTGGTTGTGATGGACTTCATGTCCCAAGTACAATCGCACCTCGTTTCGCACCAGTACGAATCCCTGATGAAGAAAGCCAACCTGAAGGGCTACGGCAGCGGCATGTTGCGCTGA